The Claveliimonas bilis genome window below encodes:
- a CDS encoding pyridoxamine 5'-phosphate oxidase family protein — MAERFGKDTIIALATVENEVPFVRYVNAYYENGAFYIITYALSNKMRHMESNSTVAIAGEWFTAHGKSINLGYFGKEENYRIAEKLKKVFSEWIDNGHNNFDDENTIILCVELTEGLLLSHGTKYEF; from the coding sequence ATGGCGGAACGATTTGGAAAAGATACCATTATTGCATTGGCAACAGTAGAAAATGAGGTGCCTTTTGTACGTTATGTAAATGCTTATTATGAGAACGGTGCATTTTATATTATTACATATGCACTTTCAAATAAAATGAGGCATATGGAAAGCAACTCTACTGTTGCAATAGCTGGTGAATGGTTCACGGCACATGGAAAGAGTATCAATTTGGGATATTTCGGGAAAGAGGAAAATTATCGGATTGCCGAGAAATTAAAAAAAGTATTTTCTGAGTGGATCGACAATGGACATAATAATTTTGATGATGAGAATACTATAATTTTATGTGTAGAATTAACCGAGGGACTGTTACTTTCACATGGAACAAAGTATGAGTTTTAG
- a CDS encoding DUF4160 domain-containing protein, with the protein MPQIFRMGEYWIYFWTNENKPVEPIHVHIAKGKPSENATKVWITSAGNCLLCNNNSRIPSHTLRNIMRMIEARSADIIQKWFAYFGEISYYC; encoded by the coding sequence ATGCCTCAAATCTTTAGAATGGGAGAATACTGGATTTATTTCTGGACAAATGAGAATAAACCTGTTGAACCGATCCATGTACATATCGCAAAAGGAAAGCCTTCCGAAAATGCAACAAAGGTATGGATTACCAGCGCAGGGAACTGTCTGCTCTGCAATAATAATTCAAGAATACCTTCACATACGTTGCGGAATATTATGAGAATGATTGAGGCACGAAGTGCTGATATTATTCAGAAATGGTTTGCATATTTTGGAGAGATAAGTTATTATTGTTGA
- a CDS encoding DUF3784 domain-containing protein produces the protein MNFFEIVLTLAISLGAVVWGVNIYNQKGTWFLAGWNTMSREEKATYNEKAICHLFGKCVVFCGIGAFLLLYGSFNHNDYILCVGLGIIAIMIILSIIIPKINSKKYRQYKS, from the coding sequence ATGAATTTCTTTGAGATAGTCCTTACATTGGCAATTTCTTTGGGGGCAGTAGTATGGGGCGTGAATATTTATAATCAAAAGGGCACTTGGTTTCTTGCCGGATGGAATACAATGAGTAGAGAAGAAAAAGCAACATACAATGAGAAAGCAATATGTCATTTGTTTGGAAAATGTGTTGTTTTCTGTGGAATAGGAGCATTTCTTTTATTATATGGTAGCTTTAATCACAATGATTATATTTTATGTGTTGGACTTGGTATAATTGCAATAATGATTATTCTATCCATTATAATACCAAAGATAAATTCAAAAAAATATCGTCAGTACAAATCCTAA
- a CDS encoding DUF4160 domain-containing protein translates to MPEIALFYGIRITMYYDDHNPPRFYVEYNGKKALIDINDVCVLQGALPSRQLKLVLAWCVIHQDELMQNWELAKDGKPLNRINPLV, encoded by the coding sequence ATGCCGGAAATTGCTTTGTTTTATGGAATAAGGATTACTATGTATTATGATGACCATAATCCACCCCGCTTTTATGTGGAGTATAATGGGAAAAAGGCTCTGATCGACATAAATGATGTCTGTGTTTTGCAGGGAGCATTGCCATCAAGGCAACTGAAACTTGTGTTGGCATGGTGTGTGATCCATCAGGATGAATTAATGCAAAACTGGGAACTTGCAAAAGATGGGAAACCGTTAAACAGAATCAATCCTTTGGTTTAA
- a CDS encoding DUF3795 domain-containing protein produces the protein MNKMIAYCGLDCEHCDAYLATMNDDQELRKKTAKLWAELNNAPILPEHINCQGCRVEGVKTVFCDSMCGVRQCAMKKGIDTCGDCSELERCSIVGAILENNPSALKNLKG, from the coding sequence ATGAATAAAATGATTGCATATTGTGGACTGGATTGTGAACACTGCGATGCATATCTTGCAACAATGAATGACGATCAAGAATTGAGAAAAAAGACAGCAAAGCTATGGGCTGAATTAAATAATGCACCTATCCTTCCGGAGCATATCAATTGTCAAGGTTGCCGTGTTGAAGGAGTTAAAACGGTATTTTGTGATAGTATGTGTGGTGTTCGCCAGTGTGCAATGAAAAAAGGAATCGATACTTGCGGCGACTGTTCAGAGCTGGAAAGATGTTCTATTGTTGGAGCTATCCTGGAGAATAATCCATCTGCTTTGAAGAATTTGAAAGGATAA
- a CDS encoding DUF3990 domain-containing protein → MILYHGSNVIVQEPQILENGFYKDFGYGFYCTILEKQAKRWALTKRRRHIVNFYEYSPDKSLNIKKFSEMTEEWLQFVVNCRLGLKHDYDVVEGPMADDTIWDYVEDYMAERISKEAFWELVKFKYPTHQIVFCTEKALQTIKFEGSYSL, encoded by the coding sequence ATGATTTTATATCATGGAAGCAATGTTATAGTCCAGGAACCGCAGATCTTGGAAAATGGTTTTTACAAAGATTTCGGCTACGGATTTTATTGTACAATTTTAGAAAAGCAGGCGAAACGCTGGGCTTTGACAAAACGTAGAAGGCATATTGTAAATTTTTATGAATATTCACCCGATAAGAGCCTGAATATTAAAAAGTTTAGTGAGATGACAGAGGAATGGTTACAGTTTGTTGTAAACTGTCGGCTTGGCTTAAAACATGATTATGATGTTGTCGAGGGCCCGATGGCGGATGATACAATCTGGGATTATGTTGAGGACTATATGGCTGAACGAATTTCGAAAGAGGCGTTCTGGGAACTGGTTAAGTTTAAGTATCCGACACATCAGATTGTATTTTGTACGGAGAAAGCATTACAGACTATCAAATTCGAAGGGAGTTATTCGCTATGA
- a CDS encoding DUF2442 domain-containing protein: protein MLEYIPTVVQVIPYEDYTVDVYFDDGKIVCCHAEKDLSPNIFDRIKAYHIFMDKCVVLNGTLAWDVAGGRNVNECIDIDPLYLHELKKSKERIA, encoded by the coding sequence ATGTTAGAATATATTCCAACTGTGGTTCAGGTAATACCGTACGAAGATTATACTGTGGATGTATATTTTGATGATGGGAAAATTGTATGCTGCCATGCAGAAAAAGATTTGTCTCCTAATATTTTTGATCGAATAAAGGCGTATCATATTTTTATGGATAAATGTGTGGTTTTAAATGGAACATTGGCATGGGATGTGGCTGGAGGAAGAAATGTAAACGAGTGCATTGATATCGATCCTCTATATTTGCACGAGTTGAAAAAAAGTAAAGAACGAATAGCATAG